In one Zalophus californianus isolate mZalCal1 chromosome 10, mZalCal1.pri.v2, whole genome shotgun sequence genomic region, the following are encoded:
- the HAPLN2 gene encoding hyaluronan and proteoglycan link protein 2, translating to MPGPLSLPTLCHFLLLWAFAIFHKALGDTAPHPGPHYLLPPIHEVIHSRRGATATLPCVLGAPPPSYKVRWSKVEPGELRETLILITNGLQARGYGPLGGRARMRRGHRLDASLVIEGVRLEDEGRYRCELINGIEDESVALTLRLEGVVFPYQPSRGRYQFNYYEAKQACEEQDGRLATYAQLYQAWTEGLDWCNAGWLLEGSVRYPVLTARAPCGGPGRPGIRSYGPRDRKRDRYDAFCFTSMTAGHVFFVPGRLTLSEAHAACRRRGATVAKVGHLYAAWKFSGLDQCDGGWLADGSVRFPITSPRPRCGGLPDPGVRSFGFPRAQQAAFGTYCYSE from the exons ATGCCAGGCCCGCTCAGTCTCCCAACACTCTGccatttccttctcctctggGCCTTCGCCATCTTCCACAAAGCCCTGGGGGACACAG caccccaccctggcccccaCTACCTCCTGCCCCCCATCCACGAGGTCATTCACTCTCGTCGTGGGGCCACGGCCACGCTGCCCTGCGTCCTGGGCGCCCCGCCTCCCAGCTACAAGGTACGCTGGAGCAAAGTGGAGCCGGGGGAGCTCCGGGAAACTCTGATCCTCATCACCAACGGCCTGCAAGCCCGGGGCTACGGGCCCCTGGGGGGTCGCGCCAGGATGCGGAGGGGGCATCGGCTGGACGCCTCCCTGGTCATCGAGGGCGTGCGCCTGGAGGACGAGGGCAGGTACCGCTGTGAGCTTATCAATGGCATCGAGGACGAGAGCGTGGCGCTGACTCTGCGCCTGGAGG GTGTGGTGTTTCCGTACCAGCCCAGCCGGGGCCGGTACCAGTTCAATTACTACGAGGCGAAACAAGCGTGTGAGGAGCAGGACGGGCGTCTGGCCACCTACGCGCAGCTGTACCAGG CGTGGACCGAGGGCCTGGACTGGTGCAACGCGGGCTGGCTGCTCGAGGGCTCGGTGCGCTACCCGGTGCTCACGGCGCGCGCCCCGTGCGGCGGCCCGGGGCGGCCGGGGATCCGCAGCTACGGGCCCCGCGACCGGAAGCGCGACCGCTACGACGCCTTCTGCTTCACTTCCATGACCGCAG GCCACGTGTTCTTTGTGCCCGGGCGGCTGACGCTGTCGGAAGCGCACGCGGCGTGCAGGCGGCGCGGGGCCACGGTGGCCAAGGTCGGGCACCTCTACGCCGCCTGGAAGTTCTCGGGGCTGGACCAGTGCGACGGCGGCTGGCTGGCGGACGGCAGTGTGCGCTTCCCCATCACGTCGCCGCGGCCGCGCTGCGGCGGCCTCCCGGACCCGGGCGTGCGCAGCTTCGGCTTCCCGCGAGCCCAGCAGGCGGCCTTCGGGACCTACTGCTACTCGGAGTAG